One genomic window of Candidatus Saccharimonadia bacterium includes the following:
- a CDS encoding 3-deoxy-7-phosphoheptulonate synthase class II, translated as MTDIRQDWRGRPAAQRPSWPDLVRLGWVQADLADRLPLVSGLEQLTLLDRLGEVCRGERFLLQGGDCAEIFGASEASKRGLLRLLLQMNVVMMFGGGLPVTRVGRIAGQYGKPRSDVTETRGSVTLPSFRGVNVNGPEFTVEARTPDPERLLQAYNDSLATLNLIRTLTVGGFASLRQLHRWNAAFVQDSPAGQRYEQMAREIDRALAFMAACGTNPDKDARLIEAAFYVGHEGLVLDAEAPFLRRDSDTGQVHDLSAHFHWIGERTRQLDGAHVAFYAQTTGPIGLKVGPTMTEHELLALCEVLNPDNIEGRLTLIVRMGADKILQVLPALVRAVARAGRKVVWVSDPMHGNGEKVQGIKTRRFERIILEVRQFFAVCGAEGAWPGGVHVEMTPENVTECLGGGDPILPDHLGRRYETLCDPRLNASQALELAFLVAELLQASRLR; from the coding sequence ATGACCGATATCAGACAGGACTGGCGCGGCCGACCGGCTGCTCAGCGACCGAGCTGGCCCGATCTGGTGCGCTTGGGGTGGGTGCAGGCGGATTTGGCCGACCGGCTGCCGCTGGTTTCGGGGCTCGAGCAGCTAACATTGCTCGACCGACTCGGCGAAGTTTGCCGCGGCGAGCGCTTCCTGCTTCAGGGCGGCGACTGCGCGGAGATTTTCGGGGCGTCAGAGGCATCGAAGCGGGGCCTACTGCGGCTGCTTCTCCAGATGAATGTCGTCATGATGTTCGGCGGGGGACTGCCGGTGACGCGGGTGGGGCGTATTGCCGGGCAATACGGCAAACCGCGTAGCGACGTGACGGAAACGCGCGGCAGCGTTACGCTGCCCTCGTTTCGGGGTGTCAACGTTAACGGACCGGAGTTCACGGTCGAGGCGCGGACGCCCGATCCGGAGCGACTGCTCCAGGCGTACAACGACTCGCTGGCGACGCTCAATCTCATCCGTACGCTGACGGTGGGCGGGTTCGCCAGCCTTCGCCAACTTCATCGCTGGAATGCTGCGTTCGTGCAGGACAGTCCGGCGGGTCAGCGCTACGAACAAATGGCTCGGGAAATCGACCGCGCGTTGGCTTTCATGGCCGCTTGCGGGACGAATCCGGACAAAGATGCGCGACTCATCGAGGCAGCGTTCTATGTGGGGCACGAAGGGTTGGTGCTCGACGCCGAGGCGCCGTTCTTGCGGCGGGATTCGGACACCGGCCAGGTGCACGACTTGTCGGCGCATTTTCACTGGATCGGTGAGCGGACGCGTCAGCTCGATGGCGCTCACGTAGCCTTCTATGCCCAGACCACGGGTCCGATTGGCTTGAAGGTCGGTCCGACCATGACGGAGCATGAACTGCTCGCGCTGTGTGAGGTCCTCAACCCCGACAATATCGAAGGAAGGTTGACGCTCATCGTCCGCATGGGTGCGGACAAGATACTCCAGGTGCTGCCGGCGCTGGTGCGCGCGGTTGCGCGGGCCGGCCGTAAGGTGGTGTGGGTCAGCGACCCCATGCATGGCAACGGCGAGAAGGTCCAGGGGATCAAGACGCGTCGGTTCGAGCGGATCATCCTGGAGGTGCGGCAATTCTTCGCGGTGTGTGGTGCCGAGGGCGCTTGGCCGGGTGGCGTACATGTAGAGATGACGCCCGAAAACGTCACCGAATGCCTCGGTGGAGGCGACCCCATCCTGCCGGATCATCTCGGGCGGCGCTACGAAACGCTGTGCGATCCCCGGCTCAATGCTTCGCAGGCCCTGGAGCTGGCGTTTCTGGTGGCGGAGCTGCTGCAGGCGAGTCGCTTGCGGTAG
- a CDS encoding PIG-L deacetylase family protein produces MKKLAFTPQIVLAVVPHADDTDCFAGGTLARWAEAGAEIYLRVLTDGSRGGAAQQRQDEQRQAAALLGVKDVFFSDFEDGALADSLDVRREIVRDIRRLAPDTVVAWDPKFIDSDEYGYLGHPDHLAAAWAAHAAVGLYARNRPSFPELLAEKGLQPHTVPRLVLMTLGPEANFVSDVSDQQEAKIAAIRAHASQQDTGVEAWVRRWSTAIGHQHGMEYAELFRVIEVKI; encoded by the coding sequence ATGAAAAAACTCGCATTCACGCCTCAAATTGTCCTGGCAGTAGTCCCGCACGCCGACGACACGGACTGCTTTGCCGGCGGTACACTCGCACGCTGGGCCGAAGCCGGCGCCGAAATCTATCTGCGCGTGCTCACCGACGGCAGTCGCGGCGGGGCAGCGCAGCAGCGCCAAGACGAGCAGCGCCAAGCCGCCGCCCTCCTGGGCGTCAAGGATGTGTTTTTCTCCGACTTCGAAGACGGCGCCCTCGCCGACTCACTCGACGTCCGGCGCGAAATCGTCCGCGATATTCGCCGCCTCGCCCCCGACACCGTCGTCGCCTGGGACCCCAAGTTCATCGACTCCGACGAGTATGGCTACCTGGGCCACCCCGACCACCTCGCCGCCGCCTGGGCCGCGCACGCCGCCGTCGGCCTCTATGCCCGCAATCGCCCCAGCTTCCCCGAGCTCTTGGCCGAGAAGGGCCTCCAGCCGCATACCGTACCCCGGCTCGTGCTCATGACACTCGGCCCCGAAGCCAACTTCGTCAGCGACGTTTCGGACCAACAGGAAGCCAAAATCGCGGCGATCCGCGCCCACGCCAGTCAGCAAGATACCGGCGTCGAAGCCTGGGTGCGACGCTGGTCGACCGCCATCGGCCACCAGCACGGCATGGAGTACGCCGAGCTCTTCCGCGTCATCGAGGTCAAAATCTAG
- a CDS encoding M20/M25/M40 family metallo-hydrolase, with product MITTVPQSPTLADLLSHLIRFPTITDAHATNRAALDWVEQQLTNLPLHILRLEHNDFPALIVTTRPTRTPRLWLQAHMDVVPAPVAAFEPRLAGGRLIGRGSYDMKFAIATFIALLQELGSKLSQYNLGLMITTDEEVGGQDGVHWLTQNGYRGEAVLLPDGGVNWEMETGAKGIVWWKLTSRGRASHASRPWNGVNAIDQLIRFVDELRRHTVIEPCGDPAHEHATLNLGRITGGTAANQVADTAEAYVDIRLTPGTTLDTVAAWVEAARQAIPGVDAETVVASAPYLVPDDGPGVMFRRIAERVTGHPLHNIIAHGASDARFFAAHNIPVITVRPTGGDHHGPAEWIDLADLDRFYQVIRDFTVEWAHD from the coding sequence ATGATTACAACCGTGCCTCAATCCCCCACCCTCGCCGACCTGCTTTCGCATTTAATTCGCTTCCCCACCATCACCGACGCCCACGCCACGAACCGGGCCGCGCTGGATTGGGTCGAACAGCAGCTTACCAATCTCCCGCTCCACATTCTGCGCCTCGAGCACAACGACTTCCCCGCACTTATCGTCACCACCCGCCCCACCCGCACCCCGCGACTCTGGCTGCAAGCCCACATGGACGTAGTCCCGGCTCCCGTAGCCGCTTTCGAGCCGCGCCTCGCTGGCGGCCGGCTCATCGGCCGCGGCTCCTACGACATGAAATTCGCCATCGCCACCTTCATTGCCCTGCTCCAAGAGCTCGGCTCAAAGCTCAGCCAGTACAACCTCGGCCTCATGATCACCACCGACGAAGAAGTCGGCGGCCAGGACGGCGTTCATTGGCTCACCCAAAACGGCTACCGCGGCGAAGCCGTGCTCCTGCCCGACGGCGGCGTCAATTGGGAAATGGAAACCGGCGCCAAAGGCATCGTCTGGTGGAAGCTCACGAGCCGCGGCCGAGCCTCCCACGCCTCCCGACCCTGGAACGGCGTCAACGCCATCGATCAACTCATCCGCTTCGTCGACGAACTTCGCCGCCACACCGTCATCGAGCCATGCGGCGACCCCGCCCACGAACACGCCACCCTCAATCTCGGCCGCATCACCGGCGGCACCGCCGCCAACCAAGTCGCCGACACCGCCGAAGCCTATGTCGATATCCGCCTCACCCCCGGCACCACCCTCGACACGGTCGCCGCCTGGGTCGAGGCCGCTCGTCAGGCCATTCCGGGCGTCGACGCCGAAACCGTTGTCGCCAGCGCCCCCTACCTCGTCCCCGACGACGGTCCCGGCGTGATGTTTCGCCGCATCGCCGAACGCGTCACCGGCCATCCGCTCCACAATATTATCGCTCACGGCGCCTCCGACGCCCGCTTCTTTGCCGCCCACAACATCCCCGTCATCACCGTCCGTCCCACCGGCGGCGACCACCACGGCCCCGCCGAATGGATCGACCTCGCCGACCTCGACCGTTTCTACCAGGTGATCCGCGATTTCACCGTCGAATGGGCACACGATTAA